Part of the Sulfurimonas denitrificans DSM 1251 genome is shown below.
ATAATCTTCATGGACAACATAATCGCCTACTTTAAGGTCATCAAGCAAGATAGAGCTTTTTCTTCTTCGCTTAATTTTAGTTTGTTTATTTAGTGAAATTACAAGTTCATCTTTGCCCATGATATTTAAGATATATGGAGCGTAAAGGATTTTCAATCCACTAACATCAAAAAGCCCAGCTTGTTTTATAACTGCCTCATTTGAGGCGATAATAGTAGTTTTTTTAGCTTTATGAACTTTTAAAAATGCGTGCAAATCTGAGACAGAAATCTCTTTAAAATCATCACTCTCTTCTAAAACCTCTACATTAAAACACTCTCTTGAAATTGTTGGTTTATTTAGTGCGTAAGCGTCTATAAGAGGTGCATTTAGCTCTCTTGATAGCTTTACATTTTTTGATTCTAAAAAGTTTACACCACTATCATCAAGGTGCCATAGACCAAGAGATGCTATATCTTTTACAAGAGAGTCAAATTCACTTTTTTGCACTCTCTCATTTAACATATCAAACTCGCTCTCATCCAAAGAGAAAAAAGCAGGAGTAAGTTCAAAACTCTCTAACTCCTCTTTTTGCGTTCTTTGAGACTCAAGCTCAAAATACTTTATCTGCTCTATCTCATTATCAAAGAGTGAAATTCTAAGTGGCATTTTGCTTGATGGCGGATATATGTCGATAATATCGCCTCTAAAAGAGATTTCGCCCTCAACTTGAACCATATCAACAAAGTTGTATCCCCAAAGGAGCATCTGTTGTTGAAAGGCTCTAAACTCTATTTTTTCTCCAAACTCTATAACTCTTGATTTAAGCAGAGACTCTTGGGGCATCTCAAAGAGTAGCGTTTTTAGCGGAGAGATAATTAATGGCTTAACTTTAGCGCTGTAATAATTTCTCAAAGAGCTAAAGAGCTGGTGCAACTCCTCTTTGTAAACTCTCAAATCATCGCCGTGCGTTGCTCTAAAATCTGGAAAAACAATAACCTCTTTTCCAAAAAACAGAGCTACACTCTTTAGCTCTTGTGCCTCTTTTGCATCCTCACAAAGAAGAATCTCTAAATCTGATTTTTTTGTGGTTTTATAGTAGTTAAATAGTCTGCTTTGAGACATTAGTTTATACAAGAAAGGACTAAGATACTTTCACCTCTTCTCTATTTTCATCTTCAAAAACTTCTGATAACTTGCTACTATCAAATGATGGTTTCTTTGGAAGTTCAGATACATTTTTTACACTACTCTTACCTTCAAAAATACCTTTTGCTTCAATAACTAGTTCTGCGGACTCAATAGAGCCATTTACTCTGCCCATCGCTTTAATCTCAACTTTTTGAGCATTAATTTTCCCTTCTATATAACCTTGTACTACCAATCTAGTTGTAAAAATATCACCTTTTATATGTCCATTTTTACCAATATTAACCTCTTTGCTAGAGTGTATTGTTCCCTCAAATTCTCCATCTACATAAAGGTTACATGTTAGATTCATCACTCCTGTGATTGTAGAGCCAATTGTGATAATTGTGGTGCTTGAGTCGGTTTGGGTACTTTGATGTGTGCTGTCGCGTTTATTAAAGATTGCCATGGTATCTGTTTCTCCTTTTTGAATATCTCTTTATAGTTTTTAACATTCCACTCTAAAAATCCAAGAGAGTCAACTGCTCTTTGAACAAATCTGATTTCATAATGAAGGTGCGGTCCGCTACTCATACCTGTATTTCCACTATACGCAATCAAATCACCCTTTTTTACAAATTTGCCTGACTCTACAACAATTTTATTGAGATGTCCAAAATAGGATCTAAAGCCGTAATTGTGTTGAAGAATTATTAGGTTGCCATATCCGCTTTTCTGATGGAAGCCTGACCACTCAACAATTCCATCAGCCGTTGCATGTACAGGAGTGTCTATATTTGCTCTTAAGTCAACTCCTCCATGAAACTCTCTAGTGTTTAGTGTTGGATGTACCCTATAGCCAAAACCACTTGTAATGCCACTGTTTTCTATAGGGAAACCACTTGGAATAAACTGCATAAGAGTAGCCATATGTTCGGAATTTAATTTTGTTATATCTGCTCTTTGCTCTAACGTCATCTCTTCTTGTGGAGCTAAGCCTATTAGTGTCTCTATCTCCGAGAGCGTTTTAGAAACTTCATCTAGTTTTATTTTTTTTTCTTCAAGAGATAAGTTTGCTTGTTTTATACTATCGTCTAATTGTTGGGTTTTCTCTTTTTGTAACATGTATGCTCTTTGCATAGTTTGACGTTTTTTGTCTATTGCATCAACTGCATGGTTTAAATATAAAATTGTTCCAACTGCTATAAGAGTAACAGCACCACCAAATAAGAGAATATATAAAATTGATTTTTTTATAATCTGATGCAGCTTGAACTGTCTAACGCCGTTATCATCGTTTATTGTCAGTGTGAAATGATTATTCATGATACTCTCTTAAAAATCTCTCAACAACGCTAAAAGAGCCAAAAACAAGATATTTATACTCAGGTTTTGTCTCTTTAAATGTCTTATATTTTATCTTTAAGTTCTTTAAAGTGCTTTTAATGGTCTCTATCGATTCAATTCTCTGCTCATCTATAGTTATTATCTCTACATGTAAGATTATTGGTTTTAAGATTGATAGAATCTCTTTATAGTTTTTATCTTTGTAACTGTTATAAACAAGTATATATTTATCTCCATGTAACGCCTTGAGTATGCCTTGTGCCGCCAAAACATTGTGTCCGACATCAACTGTGATATTTTTACTGATTTTACTAACTCTTCCAAAGAGAGGAGGATTTTTAAAATCATAAGTTTCATACTCTATTTTTAAAAACTTTAACGCTGCTATACTTAAGGTTAAATTATCTCTTAGATATGGGATAAGTGATAGAGTATTTGCTATATGATTGATTTTTTCTCTATCTAACTCTTTTATAAAGTCATTAACCATATAGATATTTAAACCTTTTTGAGAGGCAATCTGCTCTGCGATACTATATACTTGAGGATAGGTTTGAGTAGCTATTATGGCACTGTTTTGAATTGCATTAAGCTTAGTAGTCGCAATCTGCTCAATGCTTGAGCCTAAAAGGGCTTCATGGTCGTATGCTATTGGAGTAACTAGAGTTAAAACTTTATCAAACACAGCAGTTGCATCGTGTTCTCCACCAAGCCCTGCTTCCATAACAACATACTCACACTCTTTAAAAATTATCATAGAGAGGAGCGTTGTATATTCAAAGTAGCTAAGAGAAGCAGCATCTTCAATTGTTAATATTTTTTGAAGTTCTCTATGAGCCTCTTCTAGCTCCACGTCAGTTGCATTTGCGCCATCAACCCATACTCTTTCATTAAATTTTAAAATATGCGGTGAAGAGTAGTGCCCAACACTCAAACCCTTTGCATGTAGCGCATTTGCTAAAAACCGCCCTGTTGTTCCTTTCGCATTTGTTCCTATTACATGTATGATTTTTGGAGTTACTAAAGACTCTTTTATCTTCTTGTAAATACGTGGCATACGAGTATAGTCAATCTCATCATAATAGAGCGGCTTAGCATTTAAATACTCTAAAAAATTCATTTACTCTCAACCCTATCTCTACCGTTATCTTTTGCCTTGTAAAGAGCTTCATCAGCTGCTTTCATCGTGCTTTGAAGTGAAGCATGAATCTTCCTCTCGCTAACACCCGCACTCACACTAAGCTCTATGCGATTACTTTTATACATAAAACGAGCATTTTTTACTTTGTTTCTAATCTTTTGAGCGAAAACTATTCCTCCATCAGTATCTGTTTCGCTAAGAATTGCTACAAACTCTTCACCACCATATCTTCCTACAATATCTACATTTCTTGCATCTTTTTTAAGTATTTTTGAAAAGGCAACAAGAACTGCATCACCTGCATCATGTCCATAGGTGTCATTTACAGCTTTAAAGTGGTCAAGATCAAAAAATACAACGGTAAAGTTTTTTTCATATCTTTCAAACTCAGCCTCTTTGATATTCATAAACTCCTCTAATGCTCGTTTATTGAATAGCTTTGTTAAAAAGTCCTCTTTTGACTCCTCCCTAGCGCGTGCTAACTCTTGTTCTAAATGCTCTATCTTTTTACTAAGTATGCCAACTTCACTGCTATGTTTTTTAAGATCTTTTGTAAGTGCTTGTGTGTTCTCTTCTAGTGCAATGGCTATCGTATAGAGTTTTTTATGTGCATGTGCAAAATTTGTACTGCTACTGCTACTCTCGTTATAGCTCTCAAGCTCTTTTTTTATCTTTTGTATCTCTACAGTCGAGCTATCAGAACTCTCAATCATCTCTATTAATCTTAAAGAGAGTTTGTCTAAAACTCCATCTATTGACTCAATCATCTCTTTAACACTCTGCTTATCGAGTGCAATTCTTAAAAATATTGCAGATTTTATATCATTTTCAATAGTGCTGCTCTCTAAAAGAGATGGGTCTTTTTGAATTTTTTGACTAATATCAGCTATCTTCTCATTAACATCTGAAGCAATTGATGGAACTAGCGATGCCACCAAAAGTGAAGCGACTTTTGATAGTTCAAACGTCTCAGATTTACCAATAGGTAGGTTTTGAATATTTAAATTCTCAATAGTTTTTTTTAAATCTTTACTATCTACATCGCCAAGTGGTTTTAAATTTTGCAAAAAAGTGTCATCATAAGTTGTTAAAAAATTTACCCATAACTGTCTATACTGGTCTATCTCAGCTGGAGAAGGCTCACGGCTAAGCAAATCAAAACATTTTATTGAGAGTTCTGATGCTTCCTTGTTATGTAAAACTTCAATGGTTTGAAGAACTCTTTTTGTAAATTGTATTTGCGACTCTAGTAAATTTGAGCAGTGAGAGGGAATTGTTCTATTTAGCTTTGATATTAAAAAATGGCTAAATTCGGAGATTGTTTTTGTGTGATATTTTTTAAGCTCCTCTTGCAAATCCTTATTTAACATCAGCTTAAATTTATCTAATTTAGTACAATCCTCAACATTGTAACCCGCTTTAGCAGCTTCTTTACAAAAAGCTTCCGCATAAAAATCTGGGGTTAAGAGTTTGCCCTCTAGCTCTAATCTTTTAATACTCTGTTTTATAATTGTTTGGATATTCATAAAAACTCCTTATTTTTTAGCCCTTGCTCCCTCTGCGGAGACTTTTGCTACAAATGCTTTAATAGCTCTTTGCGCAGCAAAATTAATAGCTTTAAATCTATCTTGATCTGTAACAATAGCATTTGGGGCTACCGAAAAATCATGAAATCCTTTTGTATTATAACTTTTTGAAGACTCTTTTGAGTGTTTTGTGATATTTAGAAAAACACTCATTCTATATCCAGTAACAAAGCCATTCTCATCATAAACTATGGGGGTATATACAGGCGTTAGCATTTTTATTACAAGATGTGAGTCTGACCTATCTTGGGAAACTAAAGATGAATGGAACACTTCAATAATTGCTTTATCCACCGCATCTTTCATCACAACTGTATTTTGTGGGTCTTGTGCGGATATTATTACACTCGTACTTATCTTCTCTCCAAGAACATCACGTGAAAATTTCGCATTTGGAGTATAGCCGCAACCACTAAGGATAAGAAGAAGTATAAAAGCAAAAAAAATAGTTTTTACATTTGCTAGATTTATCAAAACTAATCCTTAATAACTAAATTTACTAACTTCTTGGGAACAACTATCTCTTTGATTATAGTTTTCCCTTCAAGCCATTTTGAAGCACTTTCCCTTGCTATTTGTAAAATCTCATCTTGCGTTGCCTCAGTTGGTACTTCTATTTCACATCTTCTCTTACCATTGACTGTAACGCCAAGCATTAAAGAGTCTTCAACAAAAACCTCTTGCACAACAATTTGTGAGCTTAAATTTTTAAGAGAGAATTTAACAGAACTAATCTCAGAGCAGACATGAGGAATCACAGGCTCCATAATAGAGGTTAAAATCCAATACGCTTCACTCCAAACATCACTGTTTGTTTGCAGATTAAGCGCATTCATAGCCTCCATAACACCAGCTATCATAGTGTTGAAAGTGTATTTTTCTCCATAAACTTCACGAGAACGGACAAGTGCTTCATACACTTTTTTTCTAGCAAACTTCTCCTCTTTGCTTAGCGAAGCATGATTGATTTTAGGGATAGTGTTGGTTTTAATGGCATTTACACTTCTCTCATAAAATCTTTTTATAAACTTAAATGCGCCCTCAACAGCGTTATCATTCCACTCAAGCTCTTGTGTTGGAGGTGCTGCAAAGAGTATAAAAAGTCTTGCTGTATCTGCACCATATTTTTCAATAATGGCATCAGGGTCAACAGTGTTACCTTTAGATTTGCTCATCTTCGCACCATCTTTTAGAACCATACCTTGAGTTAGAAGCTTGTTAAATGGCTCATCAAACTCTAAATATCCCAAATCACGAAATACTTTTGTAAAAAATCTAGCATACAAAAGATGTAAAATTGCATGTTCAATTCCACCAATATAGTGATCAACACCCATCCAGTACTTGATTTGCTCTTTTGAGAAAGCCTCATTTAACCAGTTTTTTGGTGACGCACAAAAGCGTAAAAAATACCAACTTGACTCTACAAATGTATCCATCGTATCTGTTTCACGTATTGCATCTTTATCGCATTTAGGGCATTTGCAATATTTCCATGTTGGATGTTTTTCAAGAGGATTTCCCTCTCCTGTAATCTCAATATCCTCAGGAAGTGCTATTGGAAGGTTCTCTTTTTTCTCCATTACAATACCGCATGAATCACAATGAACAAAAGGAATTGGCGCACCCCAATATCTCTGTCGGCTTACTCCCCAATCTTTTAGTTTATAGTTAGTAGTTTTTTTGCCAATTTTTTTCTCTTCAAAATGCTCTATTATCTTTAATTGTGCATCTTTTGAGTTGAGTCCATTAAACATCTCAGAGTCAAAAAGTTCTCCAACCTCTGTAAATGCACTCTCAATACTAGACTCTCCATCAAAAGGCTTTATAACAGCTTTTATAGGAAGATTATATTTTTTTGCAAAATCAAAGTCTCTCTCATCATGAGCAGGAACTGCCATAACTGCCCCGCTTCCATAATCCATCAAAACAAAGTTAGCAACCCAAATAGGGATTAATTTTTTAGTTAAAGGATGAACTACATGTAAATTTAGAGCAATTCCGCTTTTCTCTTTTTGTCTCTCTATAGATGAAGCATTTTTCATCTCTTTTATTTTCTCAATAGTATCACTACCCACGAGAGCGTTTTCTATCATGTAGCTTACTATCTCATGCTCAGGGGCAAGAGCAGCATAGCTAACACCATAAATAGTATCTGGACGAGTTGTAAATACACTAAAGGTATCAAATTTATTATCTAATTTTTCAAGTGATTTTTCATCAAAAGAGAGTTTAAACTCCAAACCGTTTGATTTACCTATCCAATTCTCCTGCATTGTAAGAACTTGTTTTGGCCAGCCACTCTCTAGCTTGCTCAAATCAGCTAAAAGTTCATCACCATATTGCGTGATTTTAAAGTAGTATTGATTCATATCTTTTTTAACTACACTGCTATCACATCTCCAGCATGAGCCATCAATTACCTGTTCATTTGCTAAAACTGTATGACAACTTGGGCACCAGTTTAAAAAACCTTTTTTACGATAAAGTAACCCTTTTTCGTACATGTCAATGATAAAACCTTGCTCAAACTTTGTATATAGTTCATCACTTGTTGCAAGTTCTCTATCTTTTGAAAAAGAGAATCCAAGAGATTTAAACTCGCCTTTCATATAGTCTATATTGTCGTATGTCCACTTTTTTGGATGAGAACCATTTTTTATAGCTGCGTTTTCTGCTGGCATTCCAAAGCTGTCAAAGCCTATTGGATGAAGAACATTAAATCCCTCTTGACGGTAGTATCTTGCAAATGCATCACTGATTGTGTAGTTTCTAACATGCCCCATATGGAGTCTTCCGCTTGGAAAAGGAAACATACTGAGGATATACTTTTTACCACGAGGGCACCCAGTCTCTTTTGTAAAATCTTCACTTGGCTCAAAACTTCTATTTTTTGCCCAATACTCTTGCCACTTTTTTTCTAACTCTTTTGAATTGTAAATCAACCCTATCTCCTAATACTCATCACGATTTTTTGAGCTCTCGATATAAACAAGTCCAACTGAGAAGACATTTGCTATTAATGCTCCAATTGCCAAAGCTATCGCCCACTCCAAATTTCCAACTACTTCAAGATATATAAACGCTGGTATAAGGTGTAAATCTGCAACTAAAGAAGAAGCTAAAAGTTCAGCTGAAAGAAGATTTCTAACACCTATTTTTAAAAAGGTTGAGACTAAATTCAAGCTACCTGCAACAAAGAGAGCTACTGAGCTATGTTCATATAAAAAACCCGCTATCGATGTTAAACTCATTAATGAGAAAAACACATATATTACTTTGCCCCAATCCATATTAACGCCTTAGTTTAAAATTAAATTGTGTGGATTATACAAAAAGTATCTTAAGGAGCGACTGAAGCTCTTCTCTCAGTCGCTTTAGCATAGTTCAAAAAAATTTACATAACCCCAGATTCAAACTGAGATCTCATTCTCTCTTTTTCAGCTTCTCTTGCAGCTTTTGCAGAGAGATTTACATGATATTTTTTAACATCAAATCCT
Proteins encoded:
- a CDS encoding polymer-forming cytoskeletal protein; the encoded protein is MNLTCNLYVDGEFEGTIHSSKEVNIGKNGHIKGDIFTTRLVVQGYIEGKINAQKVEIKAMGRVNGSIESAELVIEAKGIFEGKSSVKNVSELPKKPSFDSSKLSEVFEDENREEVKVS
- a CDS encoding M23 family metallopeptidase; its protein translation is MNNHFTLTINDDNGVRQFKLHQIIKKSILYILLFGGAVTLIAVGTILYLNHAVDAIDKKRQTMQRAYMLQKEKTQQLDDSIKQANLSLEEKKIKLDEVSKTLSEIETLIGLAPQEEMTLEQRADITKLNSEHMATLMQFIPSGFPIENSGITSGFGYRVHPTLNTREFHGGVDLRANIDTPVHATADGIVEWSGFHQKSGYGNLIILQHNYGFRSYFGHLNKIVVESGKFVKKGDLIAYSGNTGMSSGPHLHYEIRFVQRAVDSLGFLEWNVKNYKEIFKKEKQIPWQSLINATAHIKVPKPTQAPQLSQLALQSQE
- a CDS encoding bifunctional folylpolyglutamate synthase/dihydrofolate synthase encodes the protein MNFLEYLNAKPLYYDEIDYTRMPRIYKKIKESLVTPKIIHVIGTNAKGTTGRFLANALHAKGLSVGHYSSPHILKFNERVWVDGANATDVELEEAHRELQKILTIEDAASLSYFEYTTLLSMIIFKECEYVVMEAGLGGEHDATAVFDKVLTLVTPIAYDHEALLGSSIEQIATTKLNAIQNSAIIATQTYPQVYSIAEQIASQKGLNIYMVNDFIKELDREKINHIANTLSLIPYLRDNLTLSIAALKFLKIEYETYDFKNPPLFGRVSKISKNITVDVGHNVLAAQGILKALHGDKYILVYNSYKDKNYKEILSILKPIILHVEIITIDEQRIESIETIKSTLKNLKIKYKTFKETKPEYKYLVFGSFSVVERFLREYHE
- a CDS encoding GGDEF domain-containing protein produces the protein MNIQTIIKQSIKRLELEGKLLTPDFYAEAFCKEAAKAGYNVEDCTKLDKFKLMLNKDLQEELKKYHTKTISEFSHFLISKLNRTIPSHCSNLLESQIQFTKRVLQTIEVLHNKEASELSIKCFDLLSREPSPAEIDQYRQLWVNFLTTYDDTFLQNLKPLGDVDSKDLKKTIENLNIQNLPIGKSETFELSKVASLLVASLVPSIASDVNEKIADISQKIQKDPSLLESSTIENDIKSAIFLRIALDKQSVKEMIESIDGVLDKLSLRLIEMIESSDSSTVEIQKIKKELESYNESSSSSTNFAHAHKKLYTIAIALEENTQALTKDLKKHSSEVGILSKKIEHLEQELARAREESKEDFLTKLFNKRALEEFMNIKEAEFERYEKNFTVVFFDLDHFKAVNDTYGHDAGDAVLVAFSKILKKDARNVDIVGRYGGEEFVAILSETDTDGGIVFAQKIRNKVKNARFMYKSNRIELSVSAGVSERKIHASLQSTMKAADEALYKAKDNGRDRVESK
- the lptE gene encoding LPS assembly lipoprotein LptE, whose product is MINLANVKTIFFAFILLLILSGCGYTPNAKFSRDVLGEKISTSVIISAQDPQNTVVMKDAVDKAIIEVFHSSLVSQDRSDSHLVIKMLTPVYTPIVYDENGFVTGYRMSVFLNITKHSKESSKSYNTKGFHDFSVAPNAIVTDQDRFKAINFAAQRAIKAFVAKVSAEGARAKK
- the leuS gene encoding leucine--tRNA ligase, whose protein sequence is MIYNSKELEKKWQEYWAKNRSFEPSEDFTKETGCPRGKKYILSMFPFPSGRLHMGHVRNYTISDAFARYYRQEGFNVLHPIGFDSFGMPAENAAIKNGSHPKKWTYDNIDYMKGEFKSLGFSFSKDRELATSDELYTKFEQGFIIDMYEKGLLYRKKGFLNWCPSCHTVLANEQVIDGSCWRCDSSVVKKDMNQYYFKITQYGDELLADLSKLESGWPKQVLTMQENWIGKSNGLEFKLSFDEKSLEKLDNKFDTFSVFTTRPDTIYGVSYAALAPEHEIVSYMIENALVGSDTIEKIKEMKNASSIERQKEKSGIALNLHVVHPLTKKLIPIWVANFVLMDYGSGAVMAVPAHDERDFDFAKKYNLPIKAVIKPFDGESSIESAFTEVGELFDSEMFNGLNSKDAQLKIIEHFEEKKIGKKTTNYKLKDWGVSRQRYWGAPIPFVHCDSCGIVMEKKENLPIALPEDIEITGEGNPLEKHPTWKYCKCPKCDKDAIRETDTMDTFVESSWYFLRFCASPKNWLNEAFSKEQIKYWMGVDHYIGGIEHAILHLLYARFFTKVFRDLGYLEFDEPFNKLLTQGMVLKDGAKMSKSKGNTVDPDAIIEKYGADTARLFILFAAPPTQELEWNDNAVEGAFKFIKRFYERSVNAIKTNTIPKINHASLSKEEKFARKKVYEALVRSREVYGEKYTFNTMIAGVMEAMNALNLQTNSDVWSEAYWILTSIMEPVIPHVCSEISSVKFSLKNLSSQIVVQEVFVEDSLMLGVTVNGKRRCEIEVPTEATQDEILQIARESASKWLEGKTIIKEIVVPKKLVNLVIKD
- a CDS encoding DUF6394 family protein gives rise to the protein MDWGKVIYVFFSLMSLTSIAGFLYEHSSVALFVAGSLNLVSTFLKIGVRNLLSAELLASSLVADLHLIPAFIYLEVVGNLEWAIALAIGALIANVFSVGLVYIESSKNRDEY